A single window of Euwallacea similis isolate ESF13 chromosome 32, ESF131.1, whole genome shotgun sequence DNA harbors:
- the LOC136418009 gene encoding odorant receptor 2a-like, with protein MSIKLSNGNNVEYAQDFFSINRWILRCAGLWRPSSANKYIQICYTLYAILVFAFVNLWFTFTEFVSLFYTFRNEYELIKNVNFFLTHFMGAIKVVFWYFYGNYLIQIMTALEDPQFYYEGYQKYQPSEISQRYKKIGKKYSLTFLLLAHATLTSSYIPPTITTAHFLKSSGNSTMLPNTLPYYSWMPFSYHTGLKYLLAMAYQAGPMFNYAYSIVGMDSLFINIINCITGNVVIIQGAFCTVRERCLVQRGIVAPRHQPIQENIILMNSMKMELLKIVKHLQTIFKASEQLENVHRFVTLCQVTATLFILCTCLYLVSIAPPLSKQFIIEFVYMMAMSYQLYLYCWFGNEVTLKFQELPQHIWESNWFATDTQYKKSLMFTMLRARKPVFFTAGRFSRLTLPTFMSILKTSYSIFALIKNTST; from the exons atgTCCATTAAATTATCAAACGGTAACAATGTAGAATATGCTCAAGACTTCTTTTCGATTAATCGCTGGATTTTGAGATGTGCAGGCCTCTGGAGACCATCCAGCGCCAACAAATATATTCAGATTTGCTACACCTTATACGCAATTTTGGTATTTGCTTTCGTCAACTTATGGTTCACTTTTACGGAATTCGTGTCGCTATTCTACACTTTCAGAAATGAgtatgaattaattaaaaacgttaATTTCTTTCTAACTCACTTCATGGGGGCCATCAAAGTAGTTTTCTGGTATTTTTATGGGAATTATTTGATACAGATTATGACTGCTTTGGAGGATccacaattttattatgaGGGATATCAG aaatatcAACCCAGCGAAATTTCTCAAAGATATAAGAAAatcggaaaaaaatattcactaACGTTCCTCCTATTAGCTCATGCGACCCTAACGTCCTCTTATATCCCTCCAACCATTACCACAGCACATTTCCTAAAATCATCTGGAAACTCCACAATGCTGCCAAACACCTTGCCCTACTACAGCTGGATGCCCTTTTCATATCATACAGGACTTAAATATTTGCTAGCAATGGCTTATCAGGCAG GTCCCATGTTCAATTATGCCTATAGCATTGTAGGAATGGACTCATTGTTTATAAACATAATTAACTGTATTACTGGAAATGTGGTCATAATCCAAGGAGCTTTTTGCACTGTGAGGGAAAGATGTTTGGTGCAACGCGGTATTGTGGCACCGCGTCACCAACCGATTCAGGAGAACATTATACTTATGAATTCCATGAAAATGGAACTGCTGAAAATTGTGAAGCATCTTCAgactatttttaa AGCTAGTGAGCAACTGGAAAACGTGCATCGATTCGTGACATTATGTCAAGTGACTGCAACTCTATTTATTCTGTGCACATGCCTATATTTAGTGTCTATA GCCCCTCCTCTGAGTAAAcagtttataattgaatttgtttaCATGATGGCAATGTCATATCAATTATATCTTTACTGTTGGTTTGGGAATGAAGTGACATTAAAG TTTCAGGAACTGCCTCAACATATTTGGGAAAGCAATTGGTTTGCAACAGATACTCAGTATAAGAAAAGCCTTATGTTTACTATGCTTAGAGCGAGGAAGCCTGTTTTCTTTACAGCAGGAAGATTTTCTCGTCTTACCTTGCCCACATTTATGTCG ATTCTGAAGACTTCATACTCCATCTTtgcattgataaaaaataccTCAACCTGA